A portion of the Francisella uliginis genome contains these proteins:
- a CDS encoding sulfurtransferase TusA family protein, which produces MKELSLERLLCPMPVIKTQNALRGMSSGEQLKVICTDPGTMHDIPAWCKVNDYILVKAEQVEDKYEFVIEVK; this is translated from the coding sequence ATGAAAGAATTAAGTCTTGAAAGATTATTATGTCCTATGCCTGTGATTAAAACACAAAATGCTTTACGAGGTATGAGCTCAGGTGAACAGCTAAAAGTAATATGTACAGATCCTGGGACTATGCATGATATACCAGCATGGTGTAAAGTTAATGATTATATACTTGTCAAAGCAGAGCAAGTAGAAGATAAATATGAATTTGTAATCGAGGTA
- a CDS encoding tRNA (5-methylaminomethyl-2-thiouridylate)-methyltransferase: MENKQRKAISLISGGLDSMLATKMMLEQGVHVEGINFFTGFCVEGHTHAIRKHDKEKQKRNNALWVAEQLGIKLHIIDVIEEYKDVLLNPKYGYGANMNPCLDCKIFMVRKAKEWAIENGFDFIITGEVIGQRPMSQRKSTMPVVQKQSGIDDLLLRPLSAKNLPETKPEREGWVDRSKLMGITGRGRKEQMKMARDWGIEDYASPAGGCCFLTDKQYSDKLVDLWQARNSKEYEFDDIMLLKVGRHLRFKPEYKLIIGREEGENNYLNGYKNQFTHVYCSSHGGPLILIDGDFDKADEEFTASVLGRFTQGKNADSVTMVFNYTDGTSKEIVVKPMPADDIKQEWYI, from the coding sequence ATGGAAAATAAACAAAGAAAAGCAATATCACTAATATCTGGTGGTCTTGATTCAATGCTTGCAACAAAGATGATGTTAGAGCAAGGTGTTCATGTTGAGGGTATAAATTTTTTTACAGGTTTTTGTGTTGAAGGGCATACTCATGCGATTCGTAAACATGATAAAGAAAAACAAAAAAGAAATAATGCGCTATGGGTTGCTGAACAACTTGGTATAAAACTACATATCATTGATGTGATAGAAGAATATAAAGATGTACTTCTAAATCCTAAATACGGTTATGGTGCAAATATGAACCCATGTCTTGATTGTAAAATCTTTATGGTGCGTAAAGCAAAAGAATGGGCTATAGAAAATGGTTTTGACTTTATTATAACAGGTGAAGTTATTGGTCAAAGACCAATGTCCCAGCGTAAAAGCACTATGCCAGTAGTACAAAAACAATCAGGTATTGATGATTTACTTCTTAGACCTCTTAGTGCAAAGAATTTACCGGAAACTAAACCTGAAAGAGAAGGTTGGGTTGATAGATCTAAGCTAATGGGAATCACGGGACGTGGTAGAAAAGAGCAAATGAAAATGGCGCGTGATTGGGGTATCGAAGACTATGCATCTCCAGCTGGAGGTTGTTGTTTCCTTACAGATAAACAATATTCTGATAAGCTAGTTGATCTATGGCAGGCGCGTAATTCAAAAGAATATGAGTTTGATGATATTATGCTTCTAAAAGTTGGCAGACACCTTCGTTTTAAACCAGAATATAAATTGATAATTGGTCGTGAAGAAGGCGAGAATAATTATTTAAATGGTTATAAGAATCAATTTACTCATGTGTATTGCTCATCTCACGGTGGTCCATTAATCTTAATAGATGGTGATTTTGATAAAGCTGATGAGGAGTTTACAGCAAGTGTCTTAGGTAGATTTACCCAAGGTAAAAATGCTGATAGTGTAACTATGGTGTTTAACTACACAGATGGAACGAGTAAAGAAATCGTTGTAAAACCTATGCCAGCCGATGATATCAAACAGGAGTGGTATATATAA
- a CDS encoding phosphatase PAP2 family protein, whose protein sequence is MSNIRNLALFFIIGIAMIVFCYFFVDRQIVWFLHDHHFRSYKILEIFANDITFWITKVIAIFYIYFFIKLVIKKTNDLDYKVLLIANAVVIGQFLKDFLKGIFGRYWTATFIDNNPSLIRDHVYGFNWFHSGNAYASFPSGHATFIVSFSIAAWILFPKLRWLWILLAVLVVVSQILMYFHFASDLIAGSMLGTLVGYYTAGFYSKKASV, encoded by the coding sequence ATGTCTAACATAAGAAACTTAGCATTATTTTTTATAATTGGAATAGCAATGATAGTTTTTTGCTATTTCTTCGTAGATAGACAAATAGTATGGTTTTTACATGATCATCATTTTAGAAGTTATAAAATATTAGAAATTTTTGCCAATGATATAACTTTTTGGATAACTAAAGTAATTGCTATATTTTATATTTATTTCTTTATTAAACTTGTAATAAAAAAGACTAATGATTTAGATTACAAAGTTTTACTTATAGCAAATGCTGTAGTTATAGGTCAGTTTTTAAAAGATTTTTTGAAAGGAATCTTTGGTAGATATTGGACAGCTACTTTTATTGATAATAACCCATCATTAATTAGAGATCATGTCTATGGTTTTAATTGGTTCCATTCGGGTAATGCCTATGCATCTTTTCCATCTGGGCATGCGACTTTTATAGTATCTTTTTCAATAGCGGCTTGGATATTATTTCCAAAATTACGTTGGCTTTGGATTCTACTAGCAGTCTTAGTTGTGGTTAGTCAGATACTTATGTATTTTCACTTTGCTAGTGATTTAATTGCTGGATCAATGCTTGGCACATTGGTTGGTTATTATACGGCTGGTTTTTATAGTAAAAAAGCATCAGTTTAG
- the uvrC gene encoding excinuclease ABC subunit UvrC, translating into MISDNSKDFDLKSFLANLTTHSGVYRMIDKYGEIIYVGKAKNLKNRVNSYFSKGAKDSKTLMMAAQVVRIEITITPSDYEAYLLENNLIKQHRPKYNILFKDDKSYPYLVISRDKFPRVSFYRGKSAYKKGQCFGPYVSISSVKNTLNIIQKIFPIRQCENSYYKSRIRPCLQYQIKRCLAPCVGLVSQEQYDEQLAILKKFLAGKFSSVLEEVSEKMYQASENMEYEKAQIYRDQLVVLRKLQQQQIVDIQADKTFDVVGIYIQDNYASIALLQIQNGDVIADRHWSIDVKGQDKTSIMHAFLSHFYLGDEIRNIWPKNIILSKVDFSEIQDLMTSISQKIGQSINWILAPAADNLKWLKLAEVNARQKLNIYTSSKSQYQKRLDSLKEFLELDQDIKRIECFDISHFQGEATIASCVVYTDEGEDRKSHRRYNIKDVKAGDDYAAIHQAVSRRVSSGLEADNLPDVMIIDGGKGQIHQAEAVFREFGIQDKVQLVSLGKGVERISGKEKIYKGFDDTEYTLDEHNPGFLLLRQVRDSAHDHAIKGQRKKVSSNRQSSIIEEIEGVGPKRRKALIMYFGGWQELSKASVDEISKVKGISKKLAQEIWECFH; encoded by the coding sequence ATGATTTCTGATAATTCTAAAGATTTTGATTTGAAAAGCTTTTTAGCCAACTTAACGACTCATTCAGGTGTTTATCGTATGATTGATAAATATGGTGAGATAATTTACGTAGGTAAAGCAAAGAATCTTAAAAATCGTGTTAATAGTTATTTTTCAAAAGGCGCTAAAGATAGCAAAACTTTAATGATGGCAGCTCAAGTCGTTAGGATTGAGATAACTATTACCCCAAGTGATTATGAGGCATATTTATTAGAGAATAATTTAATTAAGCAACATAGGCCTAAGTATAATATCCTTTTTAAAGATGATAAAAGTTATCCATATCTAGTAATTTCACGTGATAAGTTTCCTAGAGTTTCTTTCTATAGAGGTAAATCAGCATATAAAAAAGGTCAATGTTTTGGTCCCTATGTTTCAATATCCTCAGTGAAAAATACTTTAAACATTATCCAGAAAATATTTCCTATTCGACAATGTGAAAATTCATACTATAAATCTAGAATTAGACCATGTTTGCAATATCAGATTAAACGTTGTTTAGCCCCCTGTGTAGGATTAGTTTCTCAAGAGCAATATGATGAGCAGTTAGCAATATTAAAGAAATTTCTAGCAGGTAAGTTTAGTAGTGTTTTAGAAGAAGTATCTGAGAAAATGTATCAAGCTTCAGAAAATATGGAGTATGAAAAAGCTCAGATCTATCGTGATCAGCTAGTAGTACTGCGTAAATTACAGCAGCAACAAATAGTAGATATACAAGCAGATAAAACTTTTGATGTGGTTGGTATTTATATACAAGATAACTATGCAAGTATTGCCTTATTACAAATTCAAAATGGTGATGTTATTGCAGATAGGCACTGGAGTATTGATGTAAAAGGTCAGGATAAAACCTCAATAATGCATGCATTTTTATCACATTTTTATTTAGGTGATGAAATTCGTAATATTTGGCCAAAAAATATAATCTTATCAAAGGTTGATTTTAGTGAGATACAAGATCTTATGACAAGTATTTCACAGAAAATAGGTCAGTCAATAAACTGGATATTAGCACCAGCTGCAGATAATCTAAAATGGTTAAAGTTAGCAGAAGTAAATGCTCGTCAAAAGTTAAATATATACACAAGCTCAAAATCACAATATCAAAAACGCTTAGATTCATTAAAAGAGTTTCTTGAGCTTGATCAAGATATTAAACGTATTGAGTGCTTTGATATTTCACATTTTCAAGGTGAGGCAACTATTGCTTCATGTGTTGTTTATACAGATGAGGGCGAGGATCGTAAATCTCATCGTAGGTATAATATCAAAGATGTCAAAGCAGGAGATGATTATGCTGCCATTCATCAAGCTGTTTCACGGCGAGTAAGTTCAGGATTAGAAGCTGATAATCTTCCAGATGTAATGATAATAGATGGCGGTAAAGGGCAGATCCATCAGGCTGAGGCAGTATTTAGAGAATTTGGGATTCAAGATAAAGTTCAGCTTGTGAGTCTTGGTAAGGGTGTTGAGCGAATTAGTGGTAAAGAAAAGATCTATAAAGGCTTTGATGATACTGAATATACCTTAGATGAACATAATCCAGGGTTCTTACTTTTACGCCAAGTTAGAGACTCTGCACATGATCATGCTATTAAAGGTCAAAGAAAGAAAGTTAGCTCAAATAGACAATCATCAATTATCGAAGAGATTGAGGGAGTAGGGCCTAAGCGTCGTAAAGCTTTGATAATGTATTTTGGTGGTTGGCAAGAACTAAGTAAGGCATCAGTTGATGAAATTTCTAAGGTAAAAGGAATTAGTAAAAAATTAGCTCAAGAGATTTGGGAGTGTTTTCATTAA
- a CDS encoding DUF4336 domain-containing protein, with amino-acid sequence MYEIISFIENKIWIIEYPIKYSGVKFSSRTTLIKLDDGSVLIHSPCEIDEKLKQEILKLGDVSYIFAPGNFHHLYIDSAQKAFPNAKTYICKGIEKKQPNLKYDGILTEETLLSEFKQQPILGSKIMNEVVLLHKETKTLIVVDIIENIGNKTQNIGFGIKIWWLIFRMWNKAKPAPEYQLGWKDKKLAAQSLQNILEWDFDKIILAHGNLITQNAKQIATTAWKKPLNKL; translated from the coding sequence ATGTACGAAATAATTTCTTTTATAGAAAATAAAATATGGATTATTGAATATCCTATAAAATATTCAGGTGTCAAATTTAGTTCTCGCACAACATTAATTAAATTAGATGATGGATCAGTTCTCATTCATTCACCATGTGAAATCGATGAAAAGCTTAAACAGGAAATACTTAAACTTGGTGACGTAAGTTATATATTTGCCCCAGGTAATTTTCACCATTTATACATTGACTCAGCTCAAAAAGCTTTCCCAAATGCCAAAACTTATATTTGTAAAGGGATTGAGAAAAAGCAACCTAATCTAAAATATGATGGTATTCTTACAGAAGAAACTTTACTAAGTGAGTTTAAGCAGCAACCTATTCTTGGTTCTAAAATCATGAATGAAGTTGTATTGCTGCATAAAGAGACAAAAACTTTGATTGTTGTTGATATTATAGAGAATATTGGCAATAAGACACAAAACATAGGTTTTGGTATTAAAATATGGTGGCTAATTTTTAGAATGTGGAACAAAGCAAAACCAGCACCCGAATACCAACTAGGTTGGAAAGATAAAAAATTAGCTGCTCAATCTTTACAAAATATATTAGAATGGGATTTTGATAAGATTATCCTAGCTCATGGCAACCTAATCACGCAAAATGCTAAACAGATTGCAACAACAGCGTGGAAAAAACCTCTTAATAAATTATAA
- a CDS encoding ribonuclease D, translated as MIINTTKQLSNLIITLENSNRIAVDTEFYWMRTYYPELCLIQIATENEVFLIDTLVGLDFSTLKKIFEDHNIEKIIHSATNDIPIIKRFFDCEVNNIFDTQLAATFLGFQTQLSLKSLMKEILDIDMEKESQFSDWRKRPLSEKQINYAIKDVEHLIEIRDHLNTKLDDCEYKDFYEQELLDIQKTEFNSVEIIHTKIGNIQKFDEEIQRNAIAIAQWREQVAQEKNIPVRFMFNNKVLYLIAHAKPKSIDDFKHPEIKKLKPWLKKAIIDVIKSAHNVQDSLIEKKQISNKISSDINNKIVAYFDAQTKDFNFDSSIIASRKDIKSLAYNLGVDNNYSKGKLLNGWRHKVVGKKLKEYILEIIK; from the coding sequence ATGATAATAAATACAACTAAACAATTAAGCAATTTAATAATTACTTTAGAAAATTCAAATAGAATTGCTGTAGATACTGAGTTCTACTGGATGCGTACATATTATCCAGAGCTTTGTCTAATCCAAATAGCTACTGAAAATGAAGTTTTTTTGATAGATACCCTTGTAGGGCTAGATTTTTCAACGCTTAAAAAGATTTTTGAAGATCATAATATCGAAAAAATTATTCATTCTGCAACGAATGACATTCCTATAATCAAAAGATTTTTTGATTGTGAAGTTAATAATATTTTTGATACTCAACTTGCAGCAACATTTCTTGGCTTTCAGACGCAACTATCACTAAAGTCTCTTATGAAAGAGATACTTGACATTGATATGGAAAAAGAATCTCAGTTTTCTGACTGGCGTAAAAGACCATTATCTGAAAAGCAGATAAACTACGCTATTAAAGATGTTGAACACCTTATAGAAATACGTGATCACCTTAATACAAAGCTTGATGACTGTGAATATAAGGATTTCTATGAACAAGAACTTCTAGATATTCAAAAGACAGAATTTAACTCTGTTGAGATCATTCATACAAAAATAGGTAATATCCAAAAATTTGATGAAGAAATCCAAAGAAATGCTATAGCAATAGCACAATGGCGTGAACAAGTTGCTCAAGAGAAAAATATTCCTGTAAGATTTATGTTTAACAATAAAGTCTTATATCTCATAGCTCATGCCAAACCAAAATCTATCGACGACTTTAAACACCCTGAGATAAAGAAACTCAAACCTTGGCTAAAAAAAGCAATCATCGATGTTATTAAATCAGCTCATAATGTACAAGATAGCCTGATTGAGAAAAAACAAATAAGTAATAAGATATCTTCTGATATCAATAATAAAATAGTTGCATATTTTGATGCTCAGACTAAAGATTTTAACTTTGATAGTAGTATAATCGCTTCACGAAAAGATATAAAATCTTTAGCATATAATCTAGGTGTCGATAATAATTACTCTAAGGGTAAATTATTAAATGGCTGGAGGCACAAAGTAGTTGGTAAAAAATTAAAAGAGTATATACTAGAGATCATTAAATAA
- a CDS encoding multidrug effflux MFS transporter, which yields MNYITRNSKLFPIVLALFAALPPLAVNTYAPAIPLIANDFGVSNSTVLTTFATYFVGFSFGMLFWGAISDKYGRKNVIIIGSIIYIISTVSCSYSYNFQMLETMRLIQGLADSVGAVVAFSIARDCYKGAQLTNLIATIIMILLVAPIVAPIIGTILTNLTHTWQSTFHFLTFYGVVMLICACIIEETLDHKDRKSSLLKLIPGYFQHLVNIRFMLATVASGTIFAALFIYISSSALIYLGDYATGSFWYCFYYGVCCVGSIFANMIIKKNSSSVQQLKFLYYSVALITLSCIVLIIFNSLNLDNALIYTLTMLVLCASVSFGSTLIYSFAIDQIDHSFGTANSIINFTKNMVAASGSYIVSFYHGRDLVIASPYAQLGFCILTIGLLFGIYKLNQKHQ from the coding sequence ATGAATTATATAACTCGAAACTCTAAGCTTTTCCCAATAGTTCTTGCTCTGTTTGCAGCTCTACCTCCTCTAGCTGTAAATACATATGCTCCAGCGATTCCATTAATTGCTAATGACTTTGGTGTTAGTAATAGTACAGTTTTGACAACGTTTGCCACCTATTTTGTTGGCTTCTCTTTTGGTATGCTATTTTGGGGTGCCATATCAGATAAATATGGGCGTAAAAATGTCATTATCATAGGCAGTATTATCTATATAATAAGTACTGTTTCATGCTCATATAGCTATAACTTTCAGATGCTTGAAACTATGCGATTAATTCAAGGATTAGCAGATTCTGTGGGAGCTGTTGTAGCATTTTCAATCGCAAGAGATTGTTATAAAGGGGCTCAGTTAACTAATCTTATCGCTACAATTATTATGATATTACTTGTAGCTCCTATAGTAGCACCAATTATTGGAACTATACTTACAAACTTAACACACACCTGGCAAAGCACTTTTCACTTTCTTACCTTCTATGGTGTTGTTATGCTTATATGTGCTTGTATAATTGAAGAAACTTTAGATCATAAGGATAGAAAAAGCAGCTTACTAAAACTAATCCCTGGTTATTTTCAACACTTAGTAAATATTAGATTTATGTTGGCTACAGTTGCTAGCGGAACTATTTTTGCAGCGCTATTTATATACATATCATCATCTGCTTTGATATACCTTGGTGACTATGCAACAGGATCGTTTTGGTACTGTTTTTACTATGGAGTATGTTGTGTTGGCTCTATATTTGCAAATATGATTATCAAAAAGAACTCTAGTAGTGTTCAACAGCTAAAATTTTTATATTATAGTGTTGCTCTAATTACTCTAAGTTGCATTGTTCTAATAATCTTTAACAGTCTAAATTTGGATAATGCTCTGATATATACTCTAACAATGCTAGTTTTATGTGCAAGCGTATCTTTTGGCTCTACTTTGATATATTCATTTGCCATAGATCAAATAGACCATAGTTTTGGTACAGCTAACTCTATAATAAACTTCACAAAAAATATGGTTGCTGCAAGTGGTAGCTATATCGTTAGCTTTTACCATGGCAGAGATCTTGTAATTGCATCACCATATGCCCAACTTGGATTTTGCATACTAACAATAGGACTTTTATTTGGCATTTATAAATTAAACCAAAAACACCAATAG
- a CDS encoding DUF2237 family protein, producing MSNQKNVLGTDLKPCCLNPKTGFYRDGFCHTDEHDQARHVVCAIITKEFLEYTASRGNDLSTPNLAFDFPGLKPGDKWCLCALRWLEAYENNCAPEVVLESTHESALELIKKEYLLEKAYSSISV from the coding sequence ATGTCAAATCAAAAAAATGTTTTAGGAACTGATTTAAAACCTTGTTGTTTAAATCCAAAGACTGGGTTCTATAGGGATGGTTTTTGCCACACTGATGAACATGATCAGGCTCGTCATGTTGTATGTGCAATAATAACTAAAGAGTTTCTAGAGTATACAGCATCTCGGGGTAATGATTTATCAACACCAAATCTTGCTTTTGATTTTCCAGGTCTTAAACCAGGAGATAAATGGTGCTTATGTGCTTTAAGATGGTTAGAAGCTTATGAGAATAATTGTGCTCCTGAAGTTGTTCTTGAATCAACCCATGAGTCAGCACTTGAATTAATTAAAAAAGAATATTTACTAGAAAAAGCTTATTCAAGTATAAGCGTATAA
- the glyS gene encoding glycine--tRNA ligase subunit beta translates to MSKVTKDFLFELGTEELPPKALKKLSQSLLESVENQLKEAKIDFAATKWFASPRRLSFIIKDLASSQDDIVVEKQGPLVSIAYKDGEPTKVGLGFAKSCGVDLDQLDKIETPKGDKLFYKTTQTGQATVKLLQDIITKALKQLPIPKMMRWGDSPVEFVRPVHWVLALYGKDVVDMQILGHKASNITYGHRFHHPEAIAVQNIADYAELLANAMVLVDWDQRKQKLVEQAKAIAKQNNYQVVLDEDLVEEVCAIIEYPNAMLCSFNEDFLRVPQEALISSMEEHQKCFALLDNNGDLVAHFITISNIQSKKPELVTTGNQKVMNARLADAAFFYDTDLKHSLDSLLPKLENVTFQNKLGNMHQKAQRIADISQNLAELSNVDTQQAYRAGLLAKADLISDMVFEFTDLQGIIGKYYAKAHGESKVVADAIEQQYWPKYSGAELPRTDVAACVALAEKLDTLVGIFGIGQKPTGNKDPFALRRSAIGILRILRDTNIDISLEKVIDVAIASYKKVNNLELKTDVKTEIVAFCIDRLKNLYKEEGVAVNSFEAINNTDYDSIKDFAARVKAVNNFNSLDKAQSLIASNKRVANILAKNAKEKVDAYDIELAKSTGNEYELALAYSIEEITPDLEKYIKNREYNYALELLSSLDKVVSEFFDNVMVMDEDIKVRQNRITLLANLHKLFADVADISKL, encoded by the coding sequence ATGAGCAAAGTTACAAAAGATTTTTTATTTGAACTAGGTACAGAAGAGTTACCTCCAAAAGCACTTAAAAAGCTATCTCAATCACTATTAGAAAGTGTTGAAAATCAACTTAAAGAAGCAAAAATAGATTTTGCTGCAACAAAATGGTTTGCATCACCAAGAAGACTATCTTTTATAATCAAAGATCTAGCATCATCTCAAGATGACATAGTAGTTGAAAAGCAGGGGCCTTTAGTAAGCATTGCATATAAAGATGGTGAGCCAACTAAAGTTGGTTTAGGGTTCGCTAAATCTTGTGGTGTAGATCTAGATCAGCTAGACAAAATAGAAACTCCAAAAGGGGACAAACTATTTTATAAAACGACTCAAACTGGTCAAGCTACAGTAAAACTACTACAAGATATTATTACAAAAGCTCTAAAACAATTGCCAATTCCAAAAATGATGCGTTGGGGCGACTCGCCAGTTGAATTTGTAAGACCTGTACATTGGGTTTTAGCCTTATATGGTAAAGATGTTGTTGATATGCAAATACTAGGACATAAAGCATCTAATATAACTTATGGGCATAGATTCCATCATCCAGAAGCTATAGCTGTTCAGAATATAGCTGATTATGCTGAGTTATTAGCTAATGCTATGGTGCTAGTAGATTGGGATCAACGCAAGCAAAAGTTAGTTGAGCAGGCAAAAGCTATTGCTAAGCAAAATAATTATCAAGTTGTCTTAGATGAAGATTTGGTTGAAGAGGTTTGCGCAATTATTGAATATCCAAATGCGATGCTATGTAGCTTTAATGAAGATTTCTTAAGAGTTCCTCAAGAGGCTCTAATATCTTCAATGGAAGAGCATCAAAAATGTTTTGCTCTTCTAGATAATAATGGAGATTTGGTTGCGCATTTTATCACAATTTCAAATATCCAAAGTAAAAAACCAGAACTAGTAACAACTGGTAACCAAAAGGTTATGAATGCTAGATTAGCAGATGCTGCCTTCTTCTATGACACAGACTTAAAGCATTCATTAGATAGTTTATTACCAAAATTAGAGAATGTAACATTCCAAAATAAACTTGGCAACATGCATCAAAAAGCTCAAAGAATAGCCGATATATCACAAAACTTAGCCGAGCTAAGTAATGTTGATACACAACAGGCTTATAGAGCTGGACTGTTAGCAAAGGCAGACTTGATATCTGATATGGTTTTTGAGTTTACTGATCTTCAGGGGATAATTGGTAAATATTATGCAAAAGCACATGGCGAGTCTAAAGTTGTAGCAGATGCTATAGAGCAGCAATATTGGCCTAAATATTCAGGCGCGGAACTTCCAAGGACTGATGTGGCAGCATGTGTTGCTTTAGCTGAGAAATTAGATACTTTAGTTGGTATATTTGGTATTGGACAAAAACCAACAGGTAATAAAGATCCATTTGCCCTAAGAAGATCAGCTATTGGAATATTACGTATATTAAGAGATACAAATATTGATATTTCTTTAGAAAAAGTTATTGATGTTGCTATAGCTAGTTATAAAAAAGTTAATAACTTAGAGCTTAAAACTGATGTCAAAACTGAAATTGTAGCTTTTTGTATAGACAGATTGAAAAATTTATACAAAGAAGAAGGTGTTGCAGTAAACTCTTTTGAAGCTATTAATAATACTGATTATGATTCGATAAAAGATTTTGCAGCTAGAGTAAAAGCTGTAAATAACTTTAATAGCTTAGATAAAGCACAAAGTCTTATAGCCTCTAACAAGCGTGTAGCTAATATCTTAGCTAAAAATGCTAAAGAAAAAGTAGATGCTTATGATATTGAGTTAGCTAAATCTACAGGAAATGAATATGAGTTGGCATTAGCTTATAGTATAGAAGAAATTACTCCTGATCTTGAAAAATATATAAAAAATAGAGAGTATAACTATGCTCTAGAATTACTAAGTAGTTTAGATAAGGTGGTTAGTGAATTTTTTGATAATGTTATGGTTATGGATGAAGATATCAAGGTTAGGCAAAATAGAATCACATTACTTGCTAATCTTCATAAGCTTTTTGCTGATGTTGCAGATATATCTAAGCTATAG
- a CDS encoding TatD family hydrolase — protein sequence MFIDTHCHLDFEVFDENRKDLINRCGDLEIKHFINPATQRVSWDSLIALNKEFSNIHICFGLHPIFIDKHSNSDLNDLESYTQEAATKLIGEIGLDKRFDNFNKQLKLFSAQVSIARNLNKKVIIHSVKSHNEVLKTLKDLKFKHGGIIHAFNANYDIAQKYIELGFKLGVGSILSYPKTKLKDTLSKIDPKNIVLETDSPDMLLYNSNENINTPKNIPKIFELLSNIYDLNPDILKQQIYNTSLEFI from the coding sequence ATGTTTATTGATACTCATTGCCACTTAGATTTTGAAGTTTTTGACGAAAACCGTAAAGATTTAATAAATAGATGTGGTGATTTAGAAATTAAACATTTTATAAATCCAGCTACTCAAAGAGTCTCATGGGATAGTCTCATAGCTTTAAATAAAGAGTTTAGCAATATCCATATATGCTTTGGGTTACACCCTATTTTTATAGATAAACACTCAAACTCTGATTTAAATGATTTAGAGTCATATACACAAGAAGCAGCAACAAAATTAATTGGTGAGATAGGTCTTGATAAAAGATTTGATAATTTTAACAAGCAATTAAAATTATTTTCAGCTCAAGTCAGTATTGCTAGAAATCTCAATAAAAAAGTTATTATCCATTCAGTTAAATCACATAATGAAGTTTTAAAAACTCTCAAAGATCTAAAGTTTAAGCATGGTGGAATTATTCATGCATTTAATGCTAATTATGATATTGCGCAAAAATATATAGAACTTGGTTTTAAGCTTGGGGTTGGTAGCATACTCTCATATCCCAAAACAAAACTCAAAGATACTTTAAGTAAAATTGATCCTAAAAATATTGTTTTAGAAACAGATTCACCAGATATGCTGCTCTATAACAGCAATGAAAATATTAATACTCCTAAAAATATACCTAAAATTTTTGAACTCTTAAGCAATATTTATGATCTAAATCCTGATATACTAAAACAACAAATTTATAATACTAGCTTAGAATTTATCTAA